The proteins below are encoded in one region of bacterium:
- a CDS encoding MFS transporter, translated as MNEWRETWLGRLDASGRYPNWVLFAVLAGMFATTFPFTILAVSLKPIAEEFGSRETTLAWVVTAPMLLSAVSFPLLGKLGDLYGHRRVFLWGFAGATVVAALTALAWDAFSLIGLRTVAAVLGGATQPTSMALLFAVNPEGGRVRAMGWWSMVGAGAPALGLILGGPLVDWLGWRFVFLLQAGMSAAALAIAFAVLRETRPLRVRFDILGALSLAIGVGGLMFALGGVRELGLASPWIPAAALVGVIGLVAFVRIEDRVQDPLLPLELLRDRSFSATLATNALNSAAYMGAFVVAPLLLFQSFDFSITQASLLMVLRTASLTLASPFGGSFGERFGERSASAFGGALMTGALLVIAWGAWESNLLLFGIGLVGQGIGHGLSQPSITSAIARSVDESELGVASAANRLAGQGGASFGIAALTIVYGGVAEPEAFGLAFAAGAGLAAASTLTALWIGASTRSKTSFPEASPAESPRARRA; from the coding sequence ATGAACGAATGGCGAGAGACCTGGCTCGGCCGGCTCGACGCGTCGGGGCGCTACCCGAACTGGGTGCTCTTCGCGGTGCTGGCGGGAATGTTCGCCACGACCTTCCCGTTCACCATTCTGGCAGTTTCCCTGAAGCCGATCGCTGAGGAGTTCGGCAGCCGGGAAACCACGCTCGCCTGGGTCGTGACGGCACCGATGCTGCTCTCGGCCGTGTCGTTTCCGCTTCTCGGCAAGCTCGGAGATCTCTACGGACATCGTCGCGTGTTCCTCTGGGGTTTCGCCGGAGCAACCGTGGTTGCCGCCCTCACGGCGCTTGCCTGGGACGCATTCTCCCTGATCGGGCTGCGCACGGTGGCGGCCGTGCTGGGCGGGGCCACGCAGCCCACGTCCATGGCCCTGCTCTTCGCCGTGAATCCCGAGGGCGGTCGGGTCCGTGCCATGGGTTGGTGGTCGATGGTAGGTGCCGGGGCTCCGGCTCTCGGTCTCATCCTGGGCGGTCCTCTGGTGGACTGGCTCGGTTGGCGTTTCGTCTTCCTGCTCCAGGCGGGCATGAGCGCCGCTGCGCTGGCCATCGCCTTCGCGGTTCTGCGCGAGACCCGGCCCCTTCGCGTTCGCTTCGACATCCTGGGTGCGCTCAGCCTGGCTATCGGTGTGGGCGGTCTGATGTTCGCTCTGGGCGGCGTCCGAGAACTCGGGCTGGCCTCTCCCTGGATTCCCGCGGCTGCCCTGGTTGGTGTGATCGGACTCGTGGCGTTCGTCCGCATCGAGGATCGGGTGCAGGATCCGCTCCTCCCTCTGGAACTGCTACGCGATCGAAGCTTCTCTGCCACGCTGGCGACGAATGCCCTCAACTCGGCGGCCTACATGGGCGCGTTCGTCGTCGCACCGCTGCTGCTCTTCCAATCGTTCGACTTCTCGATCACCCAGGCTTCACTGCTGATGGTGCTGCGGACTGCATCGCTCACGCTTGCATCGCCCTTCGGCGGTTCCTTCGGCGAACGCTTCGGGGAGCGGAGTGCGTCGGCGTTCGGCGGTGCCCTCATGACGGGCGCTCTCCTGGTCATCGCGTGGGGAGCCTGGGAGTCCAATCTGCTGCTGTTCGGGATCGGACTCGTAGGGCAGGGCATCGGCCACGGTCTGAGCCAGCCTTCGATCACTTCGGCCATTGCCAGATCCGTGGACGAGTCCGAGCTTGGTGTCGCCTCCGCAGCCAACCGTCTGGCCGGGCAGGGTGGCGCGTCGTTCGGTATCGCGGCCCTCACGATCGTCTACGGCGGTGTGGCCGAGCCCGAGGCGTTCGGTTTGGCATTTGCCGCGGGAGCGGGACTCGCTGCGGCATCAACACTGACCGCCTTGTGGATTGGTGCCTCCACCAGATCGAAGACTTCGTTCCCAGAGGCTTCTCCCGCAGAGTCGCCTCGAGCAAGGAGAGCGTGA
- a CDS encoding alpha/beta hydrolase has product MSREVPKDPTEHRLRVGEIELAFFEWGRAFKGREPTLLMVHATGFHARCWDPVIRHLGDCHVIAVDQRSHGRSEKTPIEHWDVFGRDLSAFVQGLDLPDVVGIGHSMGGHALVDAAATLPDRFRRLVIIDPVIASPDHYGEGGWRLSDLGGEPHPTAKRKRHFASPEEMIERFRDREPYRVFHPDALRAYCNYGLLLAEDGEGFELACPPEIEASIYMTSRTNAGVHESIRALEIPVLVLRAKLPPKERTMMDFSSSPTWPALVHQFHHGREIHFVERTHFLPMEIPEEIAKLILAGSGEGEEGEAAGSPDR; this is encoded by the coding sequence GTGAGCCGAGAAGTGCCGAAAGACCCGACGGAACATCGGCTGCGAGTGGGCGAAATCGAACTCGCGTTCTTCGAATGGGGCCGTGCCTTCAAGGGGCGCGAGCCGACCCTCTTGATGGTGCACGCGACCGGCTTTCATGCCCGTTGCTGGGATCCAGTCATTCGGCACCTGGGCGACTGCCATGTGATCGCCGTGGATCAGAGAAGCCACGGCCGCAGCGAGAAGACGCCTATCGAGCATTGGGACGTCTTCGGTCGGGATCTTTCCGCGTTCGTCCAGGGCCTCGACCTGCCGGACGTCGTGGGTATTGGCCACTCGATGGGTGGCCACGCCCTCGTCGATGCTGCGGCAACGTTGCCGGATCGGTTCCGGCGATTGGTGATCATCGATCCGGTCATCGCTTCGCCGGACCACTACGGTGAGGGAGGTTGGAGGCTTTCCGACCTGGGCGGGGAGCCGCACCCCACGGCAAAGCGCAAGCGCCACTTTGCCTCGCCCGAGGAGATGATCGAGCGATTCCGGGACCGCGAGCCCTACCGTGTGTTCCATCCCGATGCGCTTCGAGCGTATTGCAACTACGGGTTGCTCCTGGCCGAAGACGGCGAGGGTTTCGAGCTCGCTTGCCCGCCGGAGATCGAGGCGAGCATCTACATGACCAGCCGCACCAACGCCGGCGTGCATGAGAGCATTCGTGCCCTGGAGATTCCGGTCCTGGTGCTGAGGGCCAAGCTGCCGCCCAAGGAGCGGACGATGATGGACTTTTCGTCGTCGCCGACCTGGCCGGCCTTGGTTCACCAGTTCCATCACGGGCGGGAGATCCACTTTGTCGAACGCACCCACTTCCTGCCGATGGAGATCCCCGAGGAGATCGCGAAGCTGATCCTGGCAGGGTCCGGGGAGGGCGAAGAAGGGGAGGCG